From Prosthecobacter sp., the proteins below share one genomic window:
- a CDS encoding NADP-dependent isocitrate dehydrogenase, giving the protein MSAKPTIYYTLTDEAPLLATFSFLPIVQAFTKSSGIAVETRDISLAGRIIAQFPDFLTPEQRINDDLAYLGKLCLEPTTNIIKLPNVSASQPQLKAAIAELQSKGYALPNLPENPQTDAEKDIKARYAKVMGSAVNPVLREGNSDRRAPKAVKDYAKKHPHSMGKWSADSKTTVGTMGKDDFFSNEKSVCVPAATEVKIEFTGKDGSTKVLLPKLALKAGEIMDATKLSKKSLVAFFEQQIAKAKADGVLFSLHMKATMMKVSDPIIFGHAVSVFFKDLITKHAATLAEIGVNFSNGFGDLIAKLDKLPADKKAEIEADIQAAYANGPALAMVNSDKGITNLHVPSDVIVDASMPAMIRGGGKMWNAAGKEQDTLAVIPDSSYAGIYQATVEFCKKNGALDPKTMGSVPNVGLMAQAAEEYGSHNKTFEAPADGVIRVTDSAGSVLFEHAVDQGDIWRACQTKDAPVQDWVKLAVKRARASGVPAIFWLDKARAHDAQIIAKVEKYLKDHDTTGLDIRILTPAEACTFSLERIVKGEDTISVTGNVLRDYNTDLFPILEVGTSAKMLSIVPLMNGGGLFETGAGGSAPKHVQQFLEENYLRWDSLGEFFALAPSFEHIADTFGVAKAKVLADTLDAATGKFLENDRSPGRKLGTIDNRGSHIYLALYWAQALAAQTADAELQAQFKPIAEALTTNEAKIVAELLAVQGKPVEVGGYYKPDTVKANAALRPSATFNAILAKV; this is encoded by the coding sequence ATGTCCGCCAAGCCTACCATCTACTACACGCTCACCGACGAAGCGCCGCTCCTCGCCACCTTTTCATTCCTGCCCATCGTGCAGGCGTTCACGAAGTCGTCCGGCATCGCGGTAGAGACGCGCGACATCTCGCTGGCGGGCCGCATCATCGCCCAGTTCCCGGATTTTCTGACACCTGAGCAGCGCATCAATGACGACCTAGCCTACCTCGGCAAACTCTGCCTGGAGCCCACCACGAACATCATCAAGCTGCCGAACGTCTCCGCGTCGCAACCCCAGCTCAAGGCCGCCATCGCCGAGCTTCAGTCCAAAGGCTACGCGCTGCCAAATCTCCCTGAAAATCCGCAGACGGACGCCGAGAAGGACATCAAGGCCCGCTACGCGAAAGTCATGGGCAGCGCCGTGAATCCGGTGCTGCGTGAGGGCAACAGCGACCGCCGCGCTCCAAAGGCCGTCAAAGACTACGCGAAGAAGCATCCGCATTCGATGGGCAAGTGGTCCGCCGATTCGAAGACCACTGTCGGCACGATGGGCAAGGATGATTTCTTCTCGAACGAGAAATCCGTGTGCGTGCCAGCAGCCACGGAAGTGAAGATCGAGTTCACTGGTAAGGACGGCAGCACGAAGGTGCTACTGCCAAAGCTCGCGCTCAAAGCTGGCGAGATCATGGACGCCACGAAGCTGAGCAAGAAGTCGCTCGTCGCCTTCTTCGAGCAGCAGATCGCCAAGGCAAAGGCCGATGGCGTGCTGTTCTCTCTCCACATGAAGGCCACCATGATGAAGGTGAGCGATCCCATCATCTTCGGCCACGCCGTCAGCGTGTTCTTCAAAGACCTCATCACCAAGCACGCCGCCACGCTCGCCGAGATCGGCGTCAATTTTAGCAACGGCTTTGGCGACCTCATCGCGAAGCTCGACAAGCTCCCTGCTGACAAAAAAGCAGAGATCGAAGCCGACATCCAGGCCGCTTACGCGAACGGTCCCGCTTTGGCCATGGTGAACAGCGACAAAGGCATCACCAATCTGCACGTGCCGAGCGACGTCATCGTCGATGCCTCCATGCCTGCCATGATCCGCGGCGGCGGCAAGATGTGGAATGCCGCCGGCAAGGAGCAGGACACGCTGGCCGTCATCCCGGACAGCAGCTATGCCGGCATTTACCAAGCCACGGTTGAGTTCTGCAAAAAGAACGGTGCGCTCGACCCGAAGACGATGGGCAGCGTGCCGAACGTCGGCCTCATGGCCCAGGCCGCTGAGGAATACGGCAGCCACAACAAGACCTTCGAAGCTCCCGCCGACGGCGTCATCCGCGTCACCGATAGCGCTGGCTCAGTGCTCTTTGAGCACGCAGTTGATCAGGGCGACATCTGGCGTGCCTGTCAGACCAAGGACGCGCCGGTGCAGGATTGGGTGAAGCTCGCCGTCAAACGTGCCCGTGCCAGCGGCGTGCCCGCCATTTTCTGGCTCGACAAAGCTCGTGCCCACGACGCCCAGATCATCGCCAAGGTGGAGAAGTATCTCAAAGATCACGACACCACCGGCCTCGACATCCGCATCCTCACGCCTGCTGAGGCTTGCACGTTCTCGCTGGAGCGCATCGTCAAAGGTGAAGACACCATCTCCGTCACTGGCAACGTCCTGCGTGACTACAACACCGACCTCTTCCCCATCCTCGAAGTCGGCACGAGCGCGAAGATGCTCTCCATCGTCCCGCTCATGAATGGCGGCGGCCTCTTCGAAACCGGTGCCGGCGGCTCCGCGCCGAAGCACGTGCAGCAGTTCCTCGAAGAGAATTACCTCCGCTGGGACAGCCTCGGCGAGTTCTTCGCCCTCGCCCCGAGCTTCGAGCACATCGCCGACACCTTCGGCGTCGCCAAAGCCAAAGTGCTCGCCGACACGCTCGACGCCGCGACCGGCAAGTTCCTCGAAAACGACCGCAGCCCCGGCCGCAAACTAGGCACCATCGACAACCGCGGCAGCCACATCTACCTCGCGCTGTATTGGGCGCAGGCGTTGGCCGCGCAAACCGCCGACGCCGAGCTGCAAGCCCAGTTCAAGCCCATCGCCGAAGCACTCACCACCAACGAAGCCAAGATCGTCGCCGAACTCCTTGCCGTCCAAGGCAAGCCCGTCGAAGTCGGCGGCTACTACAAGCCCGACACCGTCAAAGCAAATGCCGCGCTCCGCCCGAGCGCGACGTTCAACGCGATCCTGGCGAAGGTGTGA
- a CDS encoding enolase C-terminal domain-like protein, whose product MKITAIETLVCHARMRNWVFVKVVTDQPGLIGWGEATLEWHTRSIVGAIEDMSHLLIGEDPTRVEYLWQMMYRQHFWHGHGIVRATAIAGIDLALWDIVGKVANMPLSKVFGGPVRDWVRTYCHLGGGKMEDFYQTPADNAKRFAELAQQAVADGYTAFKSMAVPSTMPIEGMKPVRAAAAAVAAMRDAVGPDIDIMVDCHARPSPAMGLKFGKALDDFGLYFFEEPCWPEAVDGLAKINAALTTPVASGERVTNLEAFKDMFEKRAVEICQLDITHCGGLSAAKRIAALAEAHRIALAPHNPQGPVSTAASLEFGFSQPSYIICETVHNDVPWRQDVVEEGFIVEKQGRIVRPNSKPGLGITINEAEVKKHPFQQEIVLREFSPDGAVTDW is encoded by the coding sequence ATGAAAATCACCGCCATCGAAACGCTCGTCTGCCATGCCCGGATGCGAAACTGGGTGTTTGTCAAAGTCGTCACCGACCAGCCCGGCCTCATCGGCTGGGGTGAGGCGACGCTGGAGTGGCATACGCGGAGCATCGTGGGAGCCATCGAAGACATGTCGCACCTGCTCATCGGCGAGGACCCGACGCGGGTGGAATACCTTTGGCAGATGATGTACCGGCAGCACTTCTGGCACGGGCACGGCATCGTGCGCGCCACAGCGATTGCGGGCATCGACCTCGCGCTGTGGGACATCGTGGGCAAGGTGGCGAACATGCCGCTCTCGAAGGTGTTTGGCGGGCCGGTGCGGGATTGGGTGCGCACCTACTGCCATCTCGGCGGCGGCAAGATGGAGGATTTTTATCAAACGCCCGCCGACAACGCGAAACGCTTCGCCGAACTGGCGCAGCAGGCCGTGGCGGATGGTTACACAGCCTTCAAGAGCATGGCCGTGCCCAGCACGATGCCCATCGAAGGCATGAAACCCGTCCGCGCCGCTGCGGCAGCCGTCGCCGCCATGCGCGATGCCGTGGGGCCGGACATCGACATCATGGTCGATTGCCATGCGCGACCCTCGCCGGCCATGGGTCTTAAGTTTGGCAAAGCGCTCGATGATTTCGGCCTCTACTTCTTCGAGGAGCCCTGCTGGCCCGAGGCCGTCGATGGCCTGGCGAAGATCAACGCCGCGCTGACCACGCCCGTGGCCAGTGGCGAGCGCGTGACGAACCTGGAGGCCTTCAAAGACATGTTCGAGAAACGTGCCGTCGAAATCTGCCAGCTCGACATCACGCACTGCGGCGGCCTCAGTGCCGCGAAACGCATCGCCGCGCTCGCGGAGGCTCATCGCATTGCTTTGGCACCGCACAATCCGCAAGGGCCGGTGAGCACCGCCGCGTCGCTGGAGTTCGGTTTCAGCCAGCCGAGCTACATCATCTGCGAAACCGTCCACAACGACGTGCCGTGGCGTCAGGACGTGGTGGAGGAAGGCTTCATCGTCGAAAAACAAGGCCGCATCGTCCGCCCGAACTCCAAACCCGGCCTCGGCATCACCATCAACGAAGCCGAGGTGAAGAAGCACCCCTTCCAGCAGGAGATCGTGCTGCGTGAGTTCAGCCCGGATGGCGCGGTGACGGATTGGTGA
- a CDS encoding MFS transporter encodes MKATNTRFIVLAGLCAAAALAYLTRNAVGTAESTIRADLGLTKEQSGWLSSAFFWSYALCQIPAAALSLRLGARRALPLFAVLWSLATALFGMGGFASMVVSRALVGVAQAGLVPVAISVMARWIPRAGQGLASGAFGGFMSAGSIVGAPLTAALVLTCGWRPMFLWYALPGIVWAVWFTRWFRNHPAEHGAVNEAELQMITVGSERAQNVDAKPPAMPWRLLMTSPAMWCICVQQAFRSAGYIFFGTWFTTYLQEARGVELITSGWLTALPLIGDLTGSLLGGAVSDAVLRKTGSQRLARQGIPAIALFVCACLVFSAWFVSNALAAVLIISLGMFCAAVANPCVSTVMMHVGGSHVATVSGVMNMCGNLGAAAFPVVVPWLLANAGGWDAVLIGFTALYASAALFWLLLKTKPNMFDGTSAH; translated from the coding sequence ATGAAAGCCACCAACACCCGTTTCATCGTCCTCGCCGGTCTCTGCGCTGCGGCGGCGCTGGCTTATCTCACACGCAATGCGGTGGGGACGGCGGAAAGCACGATCCGCGCGGACCTAGGGCTGACCAAGGAGCAGTCCGGCTGGTTGAGCAGCGCGTTCTTTTGGTCGTATGCGCTGTGTCAGATTCCTGCCGCGGCGCTTTCCCTGCGCTTGGGTGCGCGTCGCGCACTGCCCTTGTTTGCGGTGCTCTGGTCCCTGGCCACGGCGCTGTTTGGCATGGGTGGATTTGCGTCGATGGTCGTCTCTCGCGCGCTGGTGGGCGTCGCGCAGGCGGGTCTGGTGCCGGTGGCGATTTCGGTGATGGCGCGATGGATTCCGCGTGCGGGACAGGGCCTGGCCTCGGGCGCCTTCGGTGGATTCATGTCGGCGGGCAGCATCGTGGGCGCGCCTTTGACGGCAGCGCTGGTGCTCACCTGTGGCTGGCGGCCGATGTTCCTGTGGTATGCGCTGCCGGGCATCGTGTGGGCCGTGTGGTTCACCCGTTGGTTTCGCAATCATCCAGCAGAGCATGGGGCGGTGAATGAAGCGGAGTTGCAAATGATCACCGTCGGCTCGGAACGTGCGCAGAATGTGGATGCAAAACCACCTGCCATGCCGTGGCGGCTGCTGATGACGAGTCCGGCGATGTGGTGCATCTGCGTGCAACAGGCGTTTCGTTCGGCGGGCTACATTTTCTTTGGCACTTGGTTCACGACGTATCTGCAGGAGGCACGCGGTGTTGAACTGATCACCTCTGGCTGGCTCACCGCACTGCCGCTCATAGGCGATCTGACCGGTTCGCTGCTTGGTGGAGCGGTGTCGGATGCGGTGCTGCGCAAGACCGGCAGCCAGCGACTGGCCCGGCAGGGCATCCCGGCCATCGCGCTGTTTGTTTGTGCCTGTCTGGTGTTCTCGGCCTGGTTTGTCAGCAATGCGCTCGCAGCGGTGCTGATCATCAGTCTCGGCATGTTCTGCGCGGCCGTGGCCAATCCTTGCGTGAGCACGGTGATGATGCATGTCGGCGGCTCGCACGTCGCCACGGTCAGCGGGGTGATGAACATGTGCGGCAACCTCGGCGCGGCGGCGTTTCCGGTCGTGGTGCCGTGGCTCCTGGCCAATGCCGGTGGCTGGGATGCGGTGTTGATCGGCTTCACGGCGCTGTATGCCAGTGCCGCGTTGTTCTGGCTGCTGCTCAAGACCAAACCAAACATGTTCGACGGCACATCCGCTCACTGA
- a CDS encoding PQQ-binding-like beta-propeller repeat protein, whose amino-acid sequence MKHLSLVFSILASTCLAESNWPQFRGEGGLGIGSGKPPVEFSSEMKWQVEVPLGHSSPCIWGGKIALTGLDGGKLVTFCLNRADGRELWRVAAPAEKIEGAHRIGSPAAPTCCTDGERLIAYFGSYGVLAYDWNGKELWKKPLPAPVVEFGTSASPIIADGKVIIVADQDVGSYMIALDVKTGAEVWRVDRSEFRRGFSTPFVWKHDVIEELIVCGSLWTRSYDLKDGKQRWSVRGMARVSNASPVAADGVLLLVSWNVGGDDDDRVEMEPHETFVAAHDADKDGLLTLAEFPTGKIKDRYSQIDADKDGKVTKAEYEVIRGMFADAVNQLFAIKPGGSGDITDTHVVWQVNKHLPYVSSPIVANGRVFTMKGGGLASAYDAKSGSPIYQAERVEAAGDYYASAVTADGRIYITSQRGTVVVLDAKSDKLIVLARNDLKASVFASPAIVDGVIYIRTDKHLFAFGQ is encoded by the coding sequence ATGAAGCATCTGAGCCTCGTTTTTTCCATTCTTGCCTCCACCTGCCTTGCTGAATCCAACTGGCCGCAATTTCGCGGCGAAGGCGGACTTGGAATCGGCAGCGGCAAGCCGCCGGTGGAGTTTTCGAGCGAGATGAAATGGCAGGTCGAAGTGCCGCTGGGACATTCCTCGCCGTGCATTTGGGGCGGCAAAATCGCGCTTACCGGACTCGATGGTGGCAAGCTGGTCACGTTTTGCCTGAATCGTGCCGATGGTCGCGAACTGTGGCGTGTGGCGGCTCCGGCGGAGAAGATTGAAGGCGCACATCGCATCGGCAGTCCCGCCGCACCGACGTGTTGCACGGACGGCGAGCGCTTGATCGCGTATTTCGGCAGCTATGGCGTGCTGGCGTATGATTGGAACGGCAAGGAGCTGTGGAAGAAGCCGCTGCCCGCGCCTGTGGTGGAGTTTGGCACGAGTGCCTCGCCGATCATCGCGGATGGGAAGGTGATCATCGTCGCGGATCAGGATGTGGGCAGTTACATGATCGCGCTGGATGTGAAAACGGGCGCGGAAGTGTGGCGCGTGGATCGCAGCGAGTTCCGGCGCGGCTTTTCGACGCCGTTCGTCTGGAAGCATGATGTCATCGAGGAGCTGATCGTGTGCGGATCGCTCTGGACGCGGAGTTATGATCTCAAGGATGGCAAACAACGCTGGTCCGTGCGCGGCATGGCGCGCGTATCGAATGCGAGCCCGGTGGCCGCGGATGGCGTGCTGCTGCTGGTGAGCTGGAATGTCGGCGGCGATGACGATGATCGCGTCGAAATGGAACCGCACGAGACCTTCGTGGCGGCGCATGATGCCGACAAAGACGGCTTGCTAACGCTCGCGGAGTTTCCAACGGGCAAAATCAAAGACCGCTACTCGCAAATTGACGCCGACAAGGACGGCAAGGTGACGAAGGCCGAGTATGAAGTCATACGAGGCATGTTTGCGGATGCTGTGAATCAGCTCTTTGCCATCAAACCCGGCGGCAGTGGCGACATTACCGACACGCACGTCGTCTGGCAGGTGAACAAGCATCTGCCGTATGTCTCGTCGCCCATCGTGGCGAACGGTCGTGTCTTCACGATGAAAGGCGGCGGCCTTGCCTCTGCCTACGACGCCAAAAGCGGCAGCCCGATTTATCAAGCCGAGCGTGTCGAGGCTGCAGGCGATTATTATGCCTCCGCCGTGACCGCCGACGGTCGCATCTACATCACGTCGCAACGCGGCACGGTCGTCGTGCTTGATGCGAAGAGTGACAAGCTCATCGTCCTCGCGCGCAATGATCTCAAAGCCTCCGTGTTCGCCTCGCCGGCCATCGTCGATGGTGTGATCTACATCCGCACGGACAAACATCTATTCGCGTTTGGTCAGTGA
- a CDS encoding M14-type cytosolic carboxypeptidase, with protein MIQRLLLLPLVTLIAHAEVRVIADFEGGNAEVVKLDQATKTLRVMPEQREGRGWPCWWFFKLEGLTVGEEFTLEVQAQTKPFREKTVLAAAWCQPKQAWISVDGTTWKPSVKGTLSAEKVMSYTIKAEAAQMSLAWGPPFVPSDADKLLADIVTKLPEAKRFELAKTRDGRPVHGIRIGDENAPHQVWIGSRQHAWEAGGSQVGRGFITWYASDEAKALRAKTCLHYIPIMDVDNAAIGAGGKEAVPRDHNRDWAAAPIYPEVAAAQRMIRDIHTKHGLDVFIDLHNPGSDDPIFFFGPFAFERMTGIQQRNYQRWIDIAAASIIEPLKVQPKYRFANYVKTDEERGRMSSGWVRANTGDSTISVTLETGWNSPLMSVEGYGKVGAGLGRALAAYIGENPRRE; from the coding sequence ATGATTCAACGACTGCTCCTTCTTCCCCTCGTTACTCTCATCGCCCACGCGGAAGTGCGGGTGATCGCTGATTTCGAGGGCGGTAACGCCGAGGTCGTGAAACTTGATCAAGCCACGAAAACCCTGCGCGTCATGCCCGAGCAGCGCGAAGGACGCGGCTGGCCGTGCTGGTGGTTCTTCAAGCTTGAAGGACTCACCGTGGGCGAGGAGTTCACGCTGGAAGTGCAGGCGCAGACGAAGCCGTTTCGCGAGAAGACGGTGCTGGCGGCTGCTTGGTGCCAGCCGAAGCAGGCCTGGATCAGTGTTGATGGCACAACCTGGAAACCATCGGTCAAAGGCACGCTTAGCGCGGAGAAGGTGATGAGTTACACGATCAAAGCAGAGGCTGCGCAGATGTCGCTGGCATGGGGGCCGCCGTTTGTGCCGTCGGACGCGGACAAACTGCTTGCTGACATCGTCACGAAGCTGCCGGAGGCGAAACGCTTCGAGCTGGCGAAGACGCGTGATGGCCGCCCGGTGCATGGCATCCGCATCGGTGATGAAAACGCGCCGCATCAAGTCTGGATCGGCTCACGGCAGCATGCGTGGGAAGCTGGCGGCAGCCAGGTGGGGCGCGGATTCATTACTTGGTATGCCAGTGATGAAGCGAAGGCTCTGCGCGCGAAAACCTGCCTGCACTACATCCCGATCATGGACGTGGACAACGCCGCCATCGGCGCGGGTGGCAAAGAGGCGGTCCCGCGCGATCACAACCGCGACTGGGCCGCCGCGCCGATCTATCCCGAGGTCGCCGCCGCGCAGCGCATGATTCGCGACATCCACACAAAGCACGGACTCGATGTCTTCATCGACCTGCATAACCCTGGCAGCGATGATCCGATCTTTTTCTTCGGCCCCTTCGCTTTCGAGCGCATGACAGGCATCCAGCAGCGCAATTATCAGCGCTGGATCGACATTGCCGCCGCCAGCATCATCGAGCCGCTCAAAGTGCAGCCGAAGTATCGCTTCGCGAACTATGTGAAGACGGATGAAGAGCGCGGACGCATGAGCAGCGGCTGGGTGCGCGCCAATACAGGCGACTCCACGATCTCCGTCACGCTCGAAACCGGATGGAACAGCCCGCTCATGTCCGTGGAAGGCTACGGCAAGGTCGGCGCAGGTCTGGGACGTGCGCTGGCGGCTTACATCGGCGAGAATCCACGGCGCGAGTGA
- a CDS encoding PAS domain S-box protein, translated as MPQPLRVLIVEDNPNDAELVLRDLRRAGFDPDWQRVETEHDYLDRLKPDLDIILSDYDMPEFSGPRALELLKHRGMDTPFIIISGTIGEDVAVDVMKLGATDYLLKDRLARLGASIKQALEQKRLQTERRRIEMSLNLVRTLVEHSSDGFEVIDPETGRFLDVNETTCLRLGYSRDELLSMSVPDVEAMALDFSTWSRHVDEVRRTGFKILEGRHRRKDGSTFPVEVNVRYVKLDRDYLIAAVRDNTERKLAEESLRLSEERFRQLAENIQEVFWVTDTTKNQMLYISPAYETVWGRTCDSLHASPRTWLEAIHPEDRERVLHAATTRQIDGTYDEEYRILRPDGSLRWIRDRAFPVQNASGETYRVVGLARDISGRKQAEDRLREQASLLDKARDAILVRDLEHGITYWNKSAEQLYGWTAEEVIGRKVTELIYRDLVAFEKAIEEVIRLGEWHGEIQQVTKTGTQILIEARWTLVRDATGRPKSILAINTDITEKKKLEQQYLRVQRMESIGTLAGGIAHDLNNVLAPILMSIELLRLTSRDERARSMLSTIETSAKRGADMVRQILFFARGVEGQRVMITPRQIIEEMQHLLQDTFPKNILCHVDLPAALPAFFGDSTQVHQVLLNLCVNARDAMPGGGTLAISARSISVDESYAASHPGARPGAYVMLKVADTGTGIPPEVVEKIFDPFFTTKELGKGTGLGLSTVLAIVKSHDGFLNVETEPGQGTTFLVNFPANLSPTEDAMAAQEDMNPRGQGELILIVDDEAAVCAITKQTLEAFGYRVLVAADGTEAVSLYTRHQAEVAAVLTDMMMPIMDGPATIHVLKHLNPRVKIIAASGLANDSGAARAAGMGVKHFLPKPYTAQTVLTTLRLALNDDA; from the coding sequence ATGCCCCAGCCCCTGCGTGTACTGATCGTCGAGGACAATCCCAATGATGCCGAGCTGGTGTTGCGAGATCTGCGCCGGGCCGGATTTGATCCTGACTGGCAGCGGGTGGAAACTGAGCACGACTATCTTGACCGGCTCAAGCCTGATCTCGACATCATCCTGTCCGACTACGACATGCCGGAGTTCAGCGGACCGCGCGCGCTGGAGCTGCTGAAACACCGCGGGATGGACACCCCCTTCATCATCATTTCCGGGACCATCGGTGAAGATGTGGCCGTGGATGTGATGAAACTGGGCGCGACCGATTACCTGCTCAAGGACCGCCTCGCAAGGCTGGGTGCCTCAATCAAACAGGCGCTTGAGCAGAAACGTCTGCAAACCGAACGCAGACGGATCGAAATGTCATTGAATCTGGTCCGGACATTGGTTGAGCACTCGAGCGACGGATTTGAGGTGATTGACCCGGAAACAGGCCGGTTTCTCGATGTCAACGAAACCACCTGTCTCCGGCTGGGCTATAGCCGCGACGAGCTGTTGTCCATGAGCGTGCCAGATGTTGAAGCCATGGCCCTGGATTTTTCCACATGGTCCAGACACGTTGACGAAGTGCGTCGAACCGGCTTCAAAATTCTCGAAGGCCGGCACAGACGAAAAGACGGCTCGACTTTCCCTGTGGAGGTCAACGTTCGATACGTCAAGCTGGACCGCGACTACCTGATCGCTGCAGTTCGTGATAACACCGAACGCAAGCTGGCTGAAGAGTCGCTGCGCCTGAGTGAAGAGCGCTTCCGCCAACTGGCAGAAAACATTCAAGAGGTCTTCTGGGTCACCGACACCACCAAGAACCAGATGCTCTACATCAGCCCCGCCTATGAGACCGTCTGGGGCCGCACCTGCGATAGTCTTCATGCTTCCCCGCGGACTTGGCTGGAGGCCATTCATCCCGAAGACCGTGAGCGTGTCCTTCACGCCGCCACCACGCGGCAGATAGACGGAACTTACGATGAAGAATACCGCATCCTGCGACCAGATGGTTCGCTGCGCTGGATACGTGACCGTGCCTTCCCTGTGCAGAACGCCAGCGGTGAAACCTACCGCGTCGTGGGCCTCGCCCGGGACATCAGTGGACGCAAACAGGCCGAAGATCGGTTGCGAGAGCAGGCATCACTGCTGGACAAGGCGCGCGATGCCATCCTGGTGCGCGACCTGGAGCACGGCATCACCTACTGGAACAAAAGCGCCGAGCAGCTCTATGGCTGGACTGCCGAGGAGGTCATCGGGCGCAAGGTCACCGAGCTGATCTATCGTGATCTTGTCGCATTTGAAAAGGCCATCGAAGAAGTCATCAGGCTGGGTGAATGGCACGGGGAGATTCAGCAGGTCACCAAGACGGGCACTCAGATTTTGATTGAGGCCCGCTGGACGCTGGTGCGCGACGCCACCGGTCGCCCGAAGAGCATCCTCGCCATCAACACAGACATCACCGAGAAAAAGAAGCTCGAGCAGCAGTACCTTCGCGTCCAGCGCATGGAAAGCATCGGCACCCTCGCGGGCGGCATCGCGCACGATCTGAACAACGTGCTCGCCCCTATTCTGATGTCGATCGAGCTGCTCCGCCTCACCAGCAGGGACGAGCGCGCGCGATCCATGCTCAGCACCATCGAGACCAGCGCCAAACGTGGCGCCGACATGGTGCGGCAGATTCTCTTCTTCGCCCGCGGCGTCGAAGGCCAGCGCGTGATGATCACTCCCCGGCAGATCATCGAGGAAATGCAGCACCTCCTCCAGGACACCTTCCCCAAGAACATCCTTTGCCACGTGGATCTTCCCGCGGCCCTCCCCGCCTTTTTCGGCGACTCCACCCAGGTGCATCAGGTGCTGCTCAACCTCTGTGTCAATGCGCGCGATGCCATGCCCGGCGGTGGAACCCTCGCCATCTCCGCCAGGAGCATCAGCGTGGATGAAAGCTATGCCGCCTCACATCCAGGCGCCAGGCCGGGTGCCTACGTGATGCTCAAAGTGGCGGACACCGGCACCGGCATCCCGCCGGAAGTCGTGGAGAAAATCTTCGATCCCTTCTTCACCACCAAGGAACTGGGCAAAGGCACCGGGCTTGGCCTCTCCACCGTTCTTGCCATTGTCAAAAGCCACGATGGTTTCCTCAACGTGGAGACCGAACCCGGCCAAGGCACGACTTTCTTGGTGAACTTCCCGGCCAACCTTTCCCCCACTGAGGATGCGATGGCCGCGCAGGAGGACATGAACCCGCGCGGCCAGGGCGAGTTGATTCTCATCGTCGATGATGAGGCGGCTGTGTGCGCCATCACCAAGCAGACACTGGAAGCCTTCGGCTATCGCGTCCTGGTCGCTGCCGACGGCACGGAGGCTGTCTCCCTCTACACCCGGCATCAGGCGGAGGTGGCCGCCGTTTTGACCGACATGATGATGCCCATCATGGATGGTCCCGCCACCATCCATGTGCTCAAGCACTTGAACCCCCGCGTCAAAATCATCGCCGCCAGCGGACTCGCCAATGACAGCGGCGCGGCCAGGGCCGCAGGCATGGGCGTGAAACACTTCCTGCCCAAGCCCTACACCGCCCAGACGGTGCTCACAACACTCCGACTGGCGCTGAACGATGATGCCTAG
- a CDS encoding response regulator, which translates to MNVLPIIEILLVEDSPEDLELTCRALKNANLGNHIHIARDGAEALDFIFCEGPYAERRIEDTPKLILLDLKLPKVDGLEVLQRIKSDPRTKHIPVVVLTSSKEQADIVKSYALGVNSYIVKPVNFEGFSAAVQELGMYWLLLNQPPKLEN; encoded by the coding sequence ATGAATGTTTTACCCATCATCGAAATCCTGCTCGTCGAGGACAGCCCGGAAGACCTGGAGCTGACCTGCCGGGCGCTGAAAAACGCCAACCTCGGCAACCACATCCACATCGCCCGTGACGGTGCTGAGGCACTGGACTTCATCTTTTGCGAAGGTCCGTACGCCGAACGCCGGATCGAGGACACGCCCAAGCTGATCCTGCTGGACCTCAAACTGCCCAAGGTGGATGGCTTGGAGGTGCTGCAACGCATCAAAAGCGACCCACGCACCAAGCACATCCCCGTCGTCGTGCTCACCTCATCCAAGGAACAGGCGGACATCGTGAAAAGCTACGCCCTGGGCGTCAACAGCTACATCGTCAAACCGGTGAACTTTGAAGGCTTCTCCGCAGCCGTCCAGGAACTGGGCATGTACTGGCTGCTGCTCAACCAACCACCCAAGCTGGAAAACTAG